A region from the Zonotrichia leucophrys gambelii isolate GWCS_2022_RI chromosome Z, RI_Zleu_2.0, whole genome shotgun sequence genome encodes:
- the CARTPT gene encoding cocaine- and amphetamine-regulated transcript protein, which yields MESCRALALCAVAAALLLSARGHGSTPPRRARDLGPPGGGGASREKELIEALQEVLEKLKSKRGPHYEKKFGQVPMCDAGEQCAVRKGARIGKLCDCPRGTSCNSFLLKCL from the exons ATGGAGAGCTGCCGGGCGCTGGCGCTGTGCGCCGTGGCGGCCGCGCTGCTGCTGAGCGCCCGCGGGCACGGATCGaccccgccgcgccgcgcccgcgACCTGGGAccgcccggcggcggcggcgcctcccgggagaaggagctg ATCGAGGcgctgcaggaggtgctggagaaGCTCAAGAGCAAGAGGGGACCGCACTACGAGAAGAAGTTCGGGCAGGTGCCCATG TGCGACGCCGGGGAGCAGTGCGCCGTGAGGAAGGGGGCTCGCATCGGGAAGCTCTGCGACTGCCCTCGGGGGACGTCGTGCAATTCCTTCCTCCTCAAGTGCCTGTAA